The DNA window GCGCGGCCTGGAAACGGTGCGGGCCGCCCGCGTGACCGTCACGGGAACGGCGGAGGACGTGACGGCGCGGCTGGCGGGCCGGGTGGAAGACCTGAACCCGGTGGACCCCAAGCCGCTGCTCTCCGGCCGGGTGGACGGCGTACCCGTCGAGATCGCCTACGCCCCCGCCGAGGTCCGCGGTGCCCTCGACCTGATGATGGGCGGGAGTACCGTGTACCGCGAGGAGTTGCGGGAGGCGGCGAAAACGCAGGGCTTCGACCTCGGCGGGCGGGGGTTGAAACGGGACGGCACCCTCCTGCCCACCCCCACCGAGGAGGACGTGACCCGCGCCCTGAGCCTCCCCCTGCGCCCCGCCGAGTACCGCGAGCCGGAGCATGACGAGGTCTGGGAGACGCTGCCCGCCCCCGAAGACCTCGTCACGGTGGCCGACCTGAGGGGGATGCTGCACACCCACTCCGTCTGGTCCGACGGGGCGGCCACCCTCCCCGAGATGGTGGAAGAAACCATGCGGCTGGGGCATGCTTACCTCGGGACTGGCGATCACTCCCGGGCTGCCCACTACGCCAACGGCCTGAGTATTGAGCGCTTGCGGGCCTACATCCGCGAAATTCGCGAACTCCAGCGCGCGGGCCTCCCCATCCTGGCAGGCGCCGAGGTGGACATTCTGGAGGACGGCTCGCTCGACTACCCCGACGAGGAACTGCTGGGGCTCGACTACGTGGTGACCAGCGTCCACAGCCTCTTTACCCTGGACCGCGAGCGGCAGACCGAGCGGCTGGTACGGGCCGCCTCGCACCCGCTGGTCACCATCCTGGGGCACCCGACGGGCCGCCTGCTGCTGCGCCGACCGAGCTACGCGCTCGACCTCGACGCGGTGCTCGACACCTGCGAGCGGAGCGGCACGGTCGTGGAGATCAACGCCAACGCCTACCGACTGGACCTCGACTGGCGCGACGCCCTGCGCTGGCGTGAACGGCTAACGTTCGCCATCAACACCGACGCGCACGTCCCGAGCGGGCTGAGCGACACCCGTTACGGCGTAGCCATCGCCCGCAAGGCCGGACTGACACCCGAGCGGGTCGTCAACACGCTGGGGCAGGAGGACTTCCTGGCGTTCGTGCGGCGGCAGCGGGAGGGGCGGGGGCAGGTCTAGGTGACCAGCCCCGCCGCCTCCACCGCCCGGTGCGCCGCGGTGTCCAGCAGCTCGCGCAGCACCCGCACCGTCTCCTCCATCTCGGCCTCAGTGTTGTAGAGGGCCACGGGGGCCAGGCGCAGGATGTCGGGCTGGCGGAAGTCGGGGATGATCCCCCGTGAACGCAGGGCCAGGCTGAGGGCGTGCGCCTCCGGGTGCGCGAGGGCGACGTGGCCGCCGCGCCGCTCGGGCTCGCGCGGGGTGACGACCCGCAGCTCGGGCAGGTGGGCGTCCACCAGGGTCATCAGGTGCCCGGTGAGGGCCAGGCTGCGGCCCCGCACCTCCGCCATGCTCACGGTGTCGAAGACCGTCAGCGCCCCCTCCAGCGCGGCGAGGGCGAGGATGGGCGGCGTGCCGAGCTGGTGCGCCCCAGCGCCAGACGCCGGGCGGAAGGCGTGCGCCATCTCGAACTGGGTGCCCTTGTGGTGGCCCCACCAGCCGCGCA is part of the Deinococcus apachensis DSM 19763 genome and encodes:
- a CDS encoding DNA polymerase/3'-5' exonuclease PolX; the encoded protein is MAEVTRKALSGVLKTTADLLDLLGQEAFRANAYRGAARSLEALDTDVGLLVESGFAGVSKVGKSIAAELAVYARTGTFEPLEDAASQVPPGVLGLFRVRGLGPKKIRALWDAGIDSLETLREGARDGRVAALKGFGPRSAGTILEAVEFALSAQERQFLSTGLDVSEGLAAWLDGLEPRVAGDARRGLETVRAARVTVTGTAEDVTARLAGRVEDLNPVDPKPLLSGRVDGVPVEIAYAPAEVRGALDLMMGGSTVYREELREAAKTQGFDLGGRGLKRDGTLLPTPTEEDVTRALSLPLRPAEYREPEHDEVWETLPAPEDLVTVADLRGMLHTHSVWSDGAATLPEMVEETMRLGHAYLGTGDHSRAAHYANGLSIERLRAYIREIRELQRAGLPILAGAEVDILEDGSLDYPDEELLGLDYVVTSVHSLFTLDRERQTERLVRAASHPLVTILGHPTGRLLLRRPSYALDLDAVLDTCERSGTVVEINANAYRLDLDWRDALRWRERLTFAINTDAHVPSGLSDTRYGVAIARKAGLTPERVVNTLGQEDFLAFVRRQREGRGQV